A genomic window from Candidatus Poribacteria bacterium includes:
- a CDS encoding tetratricopeptide repeat protein produces the protein MESINNANGNVEPAESYLNKGNVLLDQKDYEAAISAYDKALDLNPNLADAYFKRGNAKDEIGHYFEAISDYDATIRLDPDAANAYYNRGVSKSKLGHPEAAISDYNASIRLNPNNANAYNNRGIAKDEIGHYFEAISDYDAAIRLNPNDVNAYNNRGISKSKLGHPKAAILDYDAAIRLNPNPVNAYYNRGNAKTKLGLTDDAKRDFQTALNLAEKMEDEELKSKIMKRLEDLETR, from the coding sequence ATGGAAAGCATTAACAATGCAAATGGCAATGTCGAACCTGCCGAGAGCTACCTTAATAAAGGTAATGTGCTGCTCGATCAGAAAGATTATGAAGCTGCTATTTCGGCGTATGATAAAGCACTCGACCTAAACCCTAACCTTGCTGATGCCTATTTTAAGCGAGGGAATGCCAAGGACGAGATTGGACACTACTTTGAGGCTATTTCGGATTATGACGCTACTATCCGTCTCGACCCTGACGCTGCAAATGCCTACTACAATCGAGGGGTCTCGAAATCTAAGTTAGGGCATCCTGAAGCCGCTATTTCGGACTACAATGCATCTATCCGTCTCAATCCAAACAATGCAAATGCCTATAACAACCGAGGGATTGCGAAGGACGAGATTGGACACTACTTTGAGGCTATTTCCGACTATGATGCCGCTATCCGTCTCAATCCAAACGATGTAAATGCCTATAACAATCGAGGGATCTCGAAATCTAAGTTAGGGCATCCTAAAGCCGCTATCCTTGACTATGATGCGGCTATCCGTCTCAATCCAAACCCTGTAAATGCCTACTACAACCGAGGGAATGCCAAGACGAAGTTAGGGCTCACAGATGATGCCAAGCGAGATTTTCAGACAGCATTAAATTTGGCGGAAAAGATGGAAGACGAAGAACTGAAGTCCAAAATTATGAAAAGATTAGAGGATTTAGAGACGCGATAA
- a CDS encoding NADH-quinone oxidoreductase subunit A, which produces MLIDYLPILLLGLFAVLFAGINLALTHILGPKRPNRVKLSVYESGVQPIGDARQRFTIRFDLIAMLFIIFDIEVVFLYPWAVVFKKFSETSGLFILVEMLVFIGILLLGYIYAWKKGGLTWD; this is translated from the coding sequence ATGTTAATAGATTATCTTCCAATCTTACTACTGGGACTCTTCGCAGTCCTCTTTGCGGGTATTAATCTCGCCCTAACCCATATTCTTGGACCCAAACGCCCGAATCGCGTTAAACTCTCCGTTTACGAATCTGGTGTCCAACCAATCGGCGATGCGAGACAACGATTTACGATTCGTTTCGATCTCATCGCGATGCTCTTTATCATCTTCGATATCGAGGTGGTGTTTCTCTACCCGTGGGCTGTGGTCTTCAAGAAATTCTCTGAAACGAGTGGTTTATTTATTTTAGTTGAAATGCTGGTGTTTATTGGTATTCTTCTTCTTGGCTATATCTATGCTTGGAAGAAAGGAGGCTTAACATGGGATTAG
- a CDS encoding VOC family protein, translating into MEMHLGSIMLFVKDMKSVIAFYRDVVGLVPEEDQPFPEHRFFRFDTGACKLCLHSASKPNEGRQKLVFHVKSVSAVHQHLKSKGKRLRKLENEDGRAIFDIRDPEGNRIQFHGNY; encoded by the coding sequence ATGGAAATGCATCTCGGATCTATTATGCTTTTTGTTAAGGATATGAAGTCTGTCATCGCATTCTATAGGGATGTCGTCGGATTAGTACCAGAGGAAGATCAGCCGTTCCCAGAACATCGTTTTTTTCGCTTTGATACAGGTGCTTGCAAATTGTGCCTCCATAGCGCAAGCAAACCGAACGAGGGGCGACAAAAACTGGTCTTCCACGTTAAGAGCGTCAGTGCCGTTCATCAGCACCTGAAGTCGAAAGGGAAGCGATTACGAAAACTTGAAAATGAGGATGGGCGCGCCATTTTCGACATCCGAGATCCAGAAGGTAACCGTATTCAGTTTCACGGCAACTACTAA
- the nuoD gene encoding NADH dehydrogenase (quinone) subunit D, whose amino-acid sequence MQGGLERATGERMVLNFGPQHPATHGTLRIVLELDGESVLKATPHAGYLHTGFEKLGEHLDYNQYIVVTDRMNYLSPLSNNFGYVLAVEQLLDIEVPKRCQYIRILMAELSRVADHLLWLGTAALDLGAFSVFLYSFREREKLYSIFEKTTGARLTTSYTRIGGVLRDLYAGCEEDIRQFVSNFPKALKETHTLLTRNRIWMDRTKGVGSISADDAISYGLTGPCLRATGVAHDIRKAEPYSSYDEVTFDVPVGTNGDAYDRYLVRMEEMIQSCGVITQVLDNMPDGPVNLEDNKITMPNKSDAYGHIEGLIHHFKVVMDGHGVETPTGEHYCATESPNGELGFYIVSDGSGTAYRIRIRPPSFFHFQALPHMLEGGMVSDTVAVLGSLNVIAGELDR is encoded by the coding sequence ATGCAAGGTGGGCTGGAACGCGCCACAGGTGAGAGGATGGTTCTCAATTTCGGTCCGCAACATCCGGCAACACACGGCACCCTCCGTATCGTGTTGGAGCTTGACGGTGAATCCGTCTTGAAGGCGACACCACATGCCGGCTACCTGCATACCGGATTTGAGAAACTCGGTGAACATTTGGATTACAACCAGTACATTGTTGTAACCGACCGGATGAACTATCTGTCACCGTTGTCTAACAATTTCGGATATGTACTTGCTGTTGAGCAGTTGCTCGATATTGAAGTTCCAAAACGGTGTCAATACATCCGTATTTTGATGGCGGAGCTTTCACGCGTCGCAGATCACTTATTATGGTTGGGAACTGCTGCGTTGGACTTAGGAGCATTCTCTGTATTCCTCTATAGTTTCCGCGAACGTGAAAAGTTGTATAGCATCTTTGAAAAGACGACTGGCGCACGGTTGACGACCAGTTACACGCGTATTGGCGGTGTGCTTCGCGACCTCTACGCTGGGTGTGAAGAAGATATACGTCAATTCGTCAGTAACTTCCCGAAGGCGTTGAAGGAGACACATACGCTCCTCACACGAAACCGTATCTGGATGGATCGCACGAAAGGTGTCGGGTCCATTTCAGCTGATGATGCTATTAGCTACGGGTTAACGGGTCCCTGCCTCCGAGCCACCGGTGTAGCGCATGACATACGCAAGGCTGAACCGTACTCCAGTTACGATGAAGTCACATTTGATGTGCCAGTTGGAACCAACGGCGATGCCTACGACCGCTACCTTGTCCGGATGGAAGAGATGATTCAGAGTTGTGGTGTCATTACCCAAGTCTTGGATAATATGCCTGACGGACCCGTCAACCTCGAAGATAACAAGATTACGATGCCGAATAAGTCCGATGCGTATGGGCATATTGAGGGATTAATCCACCACTTTAAGGTTGTTATGGACGGACACGGCGTAGAGACGCCAACGGGTGAGCATTATTGTGCAACCGAGTCACCGAACGGGGAACTCGGATTTTATATTGTCAGTGATGGCAGCGGAACCGCTTACCGCATCCGTATTCGTCCACCGAGTTTCTTTCACTTCCAAGCACTCCCCCACATGTTAGAGGGCGGAATGGTTTCTGATACTGTGGCTGTTTTGGGAAGTCTGAATGTTATTGCTGGGGAATTAGACAGATAA
- a CDS encoding NADH-quinone oxidoreductase subunit C — MNEEQEVEEQSKPLVLEKLEEHYADALLAQDEMRGTAVVVVRKEQAYAVLEYLKTDAELAYSFLVDVTAVDNSQMESELMQFDYARFMVVYQLYSYQGQCRLRVKVPVHENDLNIPSVAPLWKGANWLERETYDMFGINFEGHPDLHRILMPDDFEGHPLRKDYPLRGRGERERFNFDKQNA, encoded by the coding sequence ATGAATGAAGAGCAAGAAGTCGAAGAACAATCGAAACCTCTCGTCCTTGAAAAATTAGAGGAACACTACGCAGATGCCCTTTTGGCGCAAGACGAAATGCGTGGTACTGCCGTCGTTGTTGTCCGGAAAGAACAGGCTTACGCTGTTTTGGAGTATCTGAAAACTGACGCTGAACTCGCTTATTCCTTTCTCGTTGATGTTACCGCAGTCGACAATTCTCAGATGGAATCCGAATTGATGCAGTTTGACTATGCGAGGTTTATGGTCGTCTATCAGCTCTATTCCTATCAGGGACAGTGCCGCCTCCGAGTAAAGGTGCCTGTCCATGAAAATGACCTGAATATTCCATCTGTTGCTCCATTGTGGAAAGGTGCGAACTGGTTGGAGCGTGAAACTTATGATATGTTCGGTATCAATTTTGAGGGACATCCTGACCTTCACCGGATCTTGATGCCGGACGATTTTGAAGGACACCCGCTGCGAAAGGATTATCCACTCCGCGGACGTGGCGAGCGCGAACGCTTTAATTTTGATAAACAGAATGCGTAA
- a CDS encoding DUF1080 domain-containing protein, with amino-acid sequence MQLTSIIVLLFLLPFSVLAGTFLETFDDKDLQDWQALTMVNLDAAQAAWEVLDGQLQGISQASLVSLLTIGDKAWKDYIVEFDVKPIKKHGPGSIAIAVRKKKTWIITCMIGDMEFPDPESKAICFSGDFHDNRYVVLNSEAAPLLTLETWSHLKLSVHGTTFTFWINGKRILEARDQEANFLTGGIGFGLANYTARFDNITITGDTIPNKGRLAVTPQGKLAATWGNLKRF; translated from the coding sequence ATGCAACTCACATCCATTATAGTCCTACTTTTTCTGCTTCCCTTTTCTGTCTTGGCAGGAACATTTTTGGAAACATTTGATGACAAAGATTTACAAGATTGGCAGGCTCTTACCATGGTGAATCTTGATGCTGCTCAAGCTGCTTGGGAGGTCCTTGATGGCCAACTTCAGGGGATAAGTCAGGCATCCTTGGTGAGTTTACTTACGATAGGGGATAAGGCATGGAAAGATTACATCGTCGAATTTGATGTCAAACCTATAAAAAAACATGGTCCAGGAAGCATAGCGATTGCGGTACGAAAGAAAAAGACATGGATCATAACATGTATGATCGGTGACATGGAGTTTCCAGATCCAGAATCAAAGGCTATCTGTTTCAGCGGTGACTTTCACGATAATAGATATGTGGTTCTCAACAGCGAAGCCGCTCCGTTGTTAACATTGGAAACATGGTCACATCTGAAATTGAGCGTTCATGGTACAACCTTTACCTTCTGGATTAATGGTAAGCGGATATTGGAAGCTAGAGATCAGGAAGCTAATTTTCTGACAGGTGGTATCGGTTTTGGGCTAGCGAACTATACGGCGCGCTTTGATAACATCACTATCACCGGCGACACTATTCCGAATAAGGGGCGGTTAGCCGTAACGCCCCAAGGAAAACTCGCGGCAACGTGGGGAAACTTGAAGCGGTTTTAG
- a CDS encoding NAD(P)H-dependent oxidoreductase subunit E, translating into MSDALIQIETPFAFNEENQREFDALIGRYPVKEAAMLPTLHIAQRQAGYITPAVMKYVAEQLEVSVMKVKDVVTFYPMFFEEPVGEYVIRICHTLPCALRDCKGVLEHLKTKLDTDVASETNLAKGTTADGKFTIMKVECLASCDVAPVIMVNDDLHKNLTPEKVDEILDNL; encoded by the coding sequence ATGTCAGATGCACTCATTCAAATTGAAACGCCTTTCGCGTTTAATGAAGAAAATCAACGTGAATTCGACGCGTTGATAGGGCGGTATCCCGTTAAAGAAGCGGCGATGCTTCCAACACTCCATATCGCGCAAAGACAGGCAGGGTACATTACCCCTGCTGTCATGAAGTATGTCGCAGAGCAACTTGAGGTCTCTGTGATGAAAGTCAAGGATGTCGTCACTTTCTATCCGATGTTCTTTGAGGAACCGGTAGGAGAGTACGTCATTCGGATATGTCACACCCTTCCTTGTGCATTGCGAGACTGTAAGGGCGTTTTGGAACATCTTAAGACGAAACTAGACACGGATGTCGCTTCCGAAACCAATCTCGCGAAAGGCACAACTGCTGACGGAAAGTTCACGATTATGAAAGTGGAATGTCTTGCTTCCTGCGATGTCGCTCCTGTTATTATGGTAAACGACGATTTACATAAAAATTTAACCCCGGAAAAGGTTGATGAAATCTTAGACAATCTGTAG
- a CDS encoding NADH-quinone oxidoreductase subunit B: MGLDFVGQGADQTDGNIITTTIDKVVNWGRKNSLWPMPFGTACCAIEMMATLASKFDLSRFGSEAIRFSPRQSDLLIVSGRISIKMMPVLKRIYDQMPDPKWVISMGACASCGGVFDTYTLIQGVDQFIPVDVYIPGCPPRPEDLIDAVLQVQQKITSGASPKGVEVVYE, translated from the coding sequence ATGGGATTAGATTTTGTTGGACAAGGTGCCGATCAGACGGATGGGAATATCATCACAACGACTATTGATAAGGTTGTTAACTGGGGACGCAAGAATTCGTTATGGCCCATGCCGTTCGGGACAGCGTGCTGTGCAATTGAGATGATGGCGACCTTGGCTTCCAAATTCGATCTCTCCCGATTCGGTTCTGAAGCAATCCGTTTTTCACCCCGCCAATCTGATCTGCTCATCGTTTCCGGCAGGATTTCCATCAAGATGATGCCTGTGCTAAAACGTATCTATGACCAGATGCCAGATCCGAAATGGGTGATTTCTATGGGGGCATGCGCTTCCTGCGGCGGTGTGTTTGACACCTATACTCTCATCCAAGGCGTTGATCAGTTCATTCCTGTAGATGTCTACATACCCGGATGTCCGCCACGCCCCGAAGATCTCATTGATGCGGTGCTACAGGTGCAGCAGAAAATCACCAGTGGTGCCTCACCTAAAGGAGTCGAGGTTGTTTATGAATGA